Genomic segment of Umezawaea sp. Da 62-37:
TCCATCGGCGCCAGGAAGTCCGTGGCCGCGAACCCGGTGCCGTACACGATCACGTCCGCCGGGTGCTCCACACCGTCGGCGGTGCGCACCCCGGTCGGCGTCAGCGCGGTGATCGGCTCGGTCACCAGGTCCACGTTGGGCCGCGCGAGCGCCGGGTACCAGTCGTTGGAGAACAGCAGCCGGTGGCAGCCCACCCGGTGGGCGGGTGCCAGCCGGGCGCGCAGGTCCACGTCGCGGACCTGGCGGCGCCGGTGCAGCCGGGCCATCCCGTCCACCAGCCCGCCGAGGGCCTGCGCGGACGTGAGCGCGGTGGTCAGCAGCTCGCCCGTCAGCCACACGCCCAGCCGACCGGCCCTCAACGCGGTGGGCGAGGCCCGGAACACCCGGTGGTGCCACGGCCGGTACGCGCGGTCGGGCTTGGGCACCACGTGCGTCGCGGACCGCTGGAACACCGTGAGCCGGGCCGCGCTGCGCTGGAGGTGCGGCACGAACTGCACCGCGCTGGCGCCGGTGCCGATCACCGCCACCCGCAGCCCGGTGAGGTCGTGGCCGTGCTCCCACCGGGCGCTGTGGAACGCGGGTCCGCGGAACGACTCCGCGCCGGGCAGCACCGGGACGACCGGCCGGGACAGCTGGCCGACCGCGGACACCAGCACGTCCGCCTCGACCACCTCGCCGCCCGCCAGTTCCACCCGCCACCGGTGCGCGGCCTCGTCGAACCCGGCGGCCACCACGTCCGCGCCGAACCGGATCCTGGCGGCCACCCCGGTGTCCGCGGCGACCCGGCGCAGGTAGGCCAGGATGTCGGGCTGCCGGGCGTACCGGCGCGGCCACGACGGGTTCGGCGCGAACGAGTAGGAGTACAACGACGAGGGGACATCGCTGGCAGCGCCGGGATAGGTGTTGTCGCGCCACACCCCGCCGACGTCGTCCGCGCGTTCCAGGACCGTCACCGCGAACCCGTCGCGCAGCAGCGCGGCGGCCATGCCGATCCCCGCGAACCCCGCGCCGATGACGACGACACGGGGTCCGCGGAGACGGCGCGGGGGACGGAGCACGCGGCCGACGTTAGGGATCTCCACACGTCCGGCCCAAGACAGGAGAGGACGGGGAATCGACAATGTCGGCCATGACGCCACTCGCGGACCCGGTGATCGGGCACTGGGACTTCCCGCGCAGCGTGGCCGGGGTGGCGCTGCTGGTGCGCTTCGGCGCCGAGCACGGCATCGCCGCCGACCGGCTGCTCGCGGACAGCGGGATCACCCCCGCCGACCTGAGCGACCCCGACGCCGAAGTGGCCGCCGACCAGGAGCTGCGGGTGATCCGCACGCTGGCGGGCGTCATGCCCGACGCCGGCCCCACCCTCGGCGCCCGCTACCACGTGACGACGTTCGGGTTCCTCGGTTACGCCTTCATCAGCAGCCCGACGATGCTGGACGCGGTCAACGTGGCGCTGCGCTTCCTGGACCTCAGCTTCACGTTCAGCATCCCGCGCGCCTCCCTGTCCGACGGCCGCGCGCACATCGAACTGGACGACAGCGCGCTGCCGCCACCGGTCGCGCGGTTCCTGGTGGAACGCGACCTGGCCGCCATCCACACCGTCATCGCCGAACTGCTGCCCGACGACGCGCCGCTGCTCGCCGTCGACTTCCGCTTCCCCGAACCCGCCGACACCCTCCGCCACGAGCGGGTGTTCGGCCTGCGGCCCCGGTTCGGCCGCCCCCGCACGGTCGCGACCTTCGACGCGGCGTTCCTCGCCCGCCCCCTCCCCCAGGCCGACCCGCACACCGTCGCGCTCTGCGAGGCCCGGTGCCGCGACCTCGTGGCCAGGCGGCGCGCGCGGGTCGGGATCGCCCACGAGGTGCGCGGCCTGCTCGCCCGCCCCGGCGCGATCGGCCGCGGCATGGACCACGTCGCCCACGAACTCGCCGTGAGCACCAGGACCCTGCGGCGCAGGCTCTCCGACTCCGGCACCAGCTACCAGGAACTGCTCGACGAGGTGCGCGAAGCGCTGGCGGAGGAGCTGCTGGCCATCAGGGCGCTCGCCGTCGAGGACGTCGCGCTGCGGCTGGGCTACGCCGAGGCGTCGAGCTTCATCCACGCCTTCAAGCGCTGGAAGGGCGTTACCCCCGCCGCCTACAGCCGTCGCGGGCGGTGAGCGCGGCATCACGCTTGCGCCCGCGCGGAACGGGTATCCGAGGACGACTCCCCCGGAAGCCCTGGAGGCACCGCCGTGCGCTCGTTCACCTGCCCAGCTTGCGGGAACCTGCTGTTCTTCGAGAACCACGGCTGCGTGGTGTGCGGCACGGCGGTCGGCTACTCCCGCGAACGGCGCGACCTGGTGGAGGTGTCCGGGCGGCAGCGCTGCGCCAACTCCGCCCTGGCGGGCTGCAACTGGCTCGTCGACGACGCGGGCGGGCTGTGCGACTGCTGCGCGCTGACCCGGACCCGCCCCGCCGACGGCGTCTCGGCCGAACCGTTCGCCCGCGCCGAGGCCGCGAAGCGACGGCTGCTCCACCAGCTCGACGACCTCGGCCTGCCGGTGCTGACGCGGATCGACGACCCGGAGGGCGGGCTGGCGTTCGACCTGCTGTCCAGCGACCAGGAGCACGTGATCACCGGGCACGCGAACGGCGTGATCACCATCGACCTCGCCGAGGGCGACGACAGCCACCGCGAGGCGGTGCGGGCCCGCCTGGACGAGCCCTACCGCACCCTGCTCGGCCACTTCCGGCACGAGGTCGGCCACTGGTACTGGGACGTGCTGATCGACCGCCCCGGCTTCCACGAGGCCTTCCGCGCCGTGTTCGGCGACGAGCGCGCCGACTACCAGGCGGCCCTCGAGACGCACTACGCGGGCGCACCCGAGCCGGGGTGGGAGGAGTCGCACGTCAGCACCTACGCGACCGCGCACCCGTGGGAGGACTGGGCCGAGACGTTCGCGCACCTGCTGCACATCCGCGACACCGTGCAGACCGCGGCCGCCTACGGGGTCATGGTCGCGGGCCGCGACATCACCCCGCACCCCCACGCCCCGGTGGACGCCGTCCCCTCGGAGGAGGCGGTGGAGTTCGACGACCTGATCGACACGTGGGTGCCGCTCTCGCGCGCGGTGAACCAGCTCAACCGCAGCATGGGCAAGGACGACCTCTACCCGTTCGTGCTGTCCCCGGTGGTGCTGGGGAAGCTGCGATTCGTCGACGGACTCCTGGCCGCCTGACCGCCGTTTCACCCGATCAGGCGACAATCAGGTGTGCCGAATGGACGGACGGGCTACCCCCGACCTGTGAATTCGGCACCGATGCGCCCGACGCCGTCCGACACCCGCTTCGGGGTGCGGTCGGTGCTGGCCCTGCTCGCGCTGGTGCTGGTCGCCGTGCCGTTCGGGCTGCTCCTGTTCTTCGTGCAGGACCAGTGGCCCCCGCTCCAGACCGTCGACGACGACGCCCGCGACGGGCTGCACCGGTTCGCCCTCGACCACGGCGCGTTCACCGCGGCCATGAAGGCGCTGAGCTTCGCGGGATCCGCGCCGGTGTACTTCGTGGTGTTCACGGTCGTCGCGGTCTGGCTGCTGCGCAGGCGGCTCCACCGGCTGGCCGCGTTCGTCGTGGTCGCGGAACTGGGCGGCGCGGTGCTCAACGAGGTGGTCAAGACGATCGTGCACCGGGCCCGGCCGATCGTGAGCGACCCGCTGGCGCACGCCTCCGGGCTGAGCTTCCCGAGCGGGCACTCGCAGGCCGCGGTGGTGTCGTACTCGGTGCTGCTGCTGCTGTTCTGGCCCGCGATGAGTCCTGGCTGGCGCAAGGCCTGGCTGGCTCTCTCGATCGTGCTGGTGCTCGGCATCGGCCTGTCGCGGGTGGCGCTGTCGGTGCACTACGCGTCCGACGTGCTGGCCGGGTACGCGCTCGGGGCGGCGTGGGTGGTCGCCATGACGGCGGTCTTCAGCGCGTGGCGCTTGGAGCGCGGGGAACGCCCGGTCGATCCCGGCGATGGACTCGCGCCTGAGGAGGCCTCACAATTGAGGCCCGGTTCGGGGGGCTGAGGGGGCACTTTCCGAAGGTCCTGGCAGTTGGAACGGGTGCAGCACCTTGCCGAGGAGGTCCGGTCATGTCCGCAGACACCACCGCCATCCCCCTTCCCGACGTCGCCCTGATGACGGGCACCACGTGCGAGTCGACAACCCGGCGAGGCCCCCGTTCGGTGAACGCCGACGCCATGGCCACCGCCACCGACCCGACCACCGGCCACACCGCGTTCGTCGTCGCCGACGGCATCGGCGACCACCTGCTCGCGGCCAGGGCGTCGCGGGCCGCGGCGCTCGTCGCGGCACGGGTCGGCGCACGCCGCGGCGCGCGGGCGGGCATCCTCGCCGCGCAGCGCGAACTGCTCCAGGAGTTCCCGCAGCCGGAGGCGGACACCGTGCTGGTCGTGGCCGTGCTGCCCGCCGCGGACCGCCCGGACGGACCGTGCGACATCGCCTGGGTGGGCGACTGCCGCGCCTACCGGTGGAACGGCCGCATGCTGCACCTGATCACCACCGACCACACGCTCGCCGAGTTCTTCCGGGCGCGCGGCAACGAGCCGACGCCGCGGATGGAGCACGTCGTCATGACGTCCGTGCGCACCGTGCTGCCCGCCGACATGGGCCACGCCGCGACCGGCTCGGCCATCGGCCGTCTGCTGCTGAGCACCGACGGCATGCACAAGTCCCTCGACATCACCGCGATCAAGACCATCCTGGCCGACAGCCCGACGCCCGGCCACGCGGTCGAGACCATGGTGGAGACCGCGTACGCCAACGGTGGCCGGGACAACGCCACCGCGCTCGTCGCGGACCGCTTCCTCCTGGGCTGAGCGGGCCTCCGCGCTGTTGTCCGGCTTTGCTTTTCCTCCGAGCATCTATTTCATTCAACACTGAAGTAATCATGAGCTGTGAACGGCCACCTCACGTTTCCCCCGCGCCGGACGTCTACAAGATGTGAGCGTGAAACCCTTCGAACAGGTCGTGGACGAACACGGCTCCGTGGTGCTGCGGGTGTGCCGGGCCGTCGTCGGCCCGGTGGACGCGGAGGACGCGTGGTCGGAGACGTTCCTGGCGGCCCTGAAGGCCTACCCCGACCTGCCCGACGGCGCGAACGTCGAGGCCTGGCTGGTCACGATCGCGCACCGCAAGGCCGTCGACATCACCCGCGCCAGAGCGCGGCACGCCGTGCCGGTGAGCGACGTCCCGGACGGCCTGAGCACGAGGGGGCGGCCGGAGGACTGGGACGGCGACCTGTGGACCGCGCTGGCGCGACTGCCCGACAAGCAGCGCGCGGTCGTCGCCTACCACTACATCGCGGGCCTCCCGTACAAGGACGTCGCGACCATCACCGGCGGCACCGCCGACGCCGCGCGCAGATCCGCGGCCGACGGGGTGAAGGCACTGCGCGCCACCTACCCGGAAGGAGCGGACGCATGACCGACGACGTGTTCGACCCACTGCCCGTGATCGACAGGAACGCCGACCGCAGGCTCCGCGCCCGGCTCGTCGACGCCGCCGAGCGCCACGGCCTGGTGGACGTCGCCTACCGCACCGTCGACTCCCCCGTCGGCCCGCTGCTGCTCGCCGCGACCGAGGCCGGGCTGGTCCGCGTGGCCTTCGAACGGCAGGACCACGACGCCGCGCTGACCTCCCTGGCCGAACTGGTCAGCCCCCGCGTCCTGCGCGCCCCGACCCGCCTGGAGTCCGTGGTCCGGCAGTTGGAGGAGTACTTCTCGGGCAGCAGACGCGCGTTCGAGGTGCCACTGGACTTCCGGCTGTCCAAGGGATTCCGCCGCGCCGTGCTCGACCACCTGCCCGACATCCGTTACGGCGCAACGGAAAGCTACGCCCAGGTCGCCACCGCCGCCGGCAGCCCGAAGGCCGTCCGCGCGGTCGGCTCGGCGTGCGCGACCAACCCGCTGCCACTGGTCGTGCCGTGCCACCGCGTCGTGCGCTCGGACGGCTCGTTCGGCCAGTACGCAGGTGGCGAGGACGCCAAACGCCTGCTGCTCGACCTGGAGGCCGCGCGATGACCGCCACCCACACCGTCCTCGACTCCCCGATCGGCGACCTCACCGTCGTCGCCGACGACGGCGTCGTCATCGGCCTGTACTTCCCGCAGCACTGGACCAGACCCGACCCCGGCACGTTCGGTGAACGCGCCGACGAGGGCTTCGACACCGTCGCCACGCAGTTGGAGGAGTACTTCGCAGGCACCCGCGAACTGTTCGACCTCCCGACCCGCGCCGACGGCAACCCGTTCCAACTCCGCGTGTGGGAACAGATCCGACAGATCCCGTACGGACGCACAGCCACCTACGGCGCCCTCGCCACCGCCCTGGGCGACCCCTCCCTGGCCCGCACGGTCGGCACCGCCGTCGGAAGCAACCCCCTGTCCATCCTGACCGCATGCCACCGCGTCGTCGGCAAGAACGGCGCCCTCACCGGATACGCGGGCGGCCTCGAACGCAAACAACACCTGCTCGACCTGGAACAACCACCCCCACAAGAACGCGGCCTGCTGTGGTGACCACGCACGGACTCGCAGCACGTGGCGCGCCACTGGTCGTGGTCGACCAGCACGTCCCCGCTCCACTCGCCGCAGCCGGTCAACGTCACCGACCAAACCGGACGTCACCCGCGAGGTAAGGGCCACGCGCGTGCGACTGGGTACATGGCGCGACAGGGGGCGGTCCGACGGCAGGACGCGGTGCGCACCGTGGGAGCGCCGGCTGTGCTGGGCGCGGCGTGGTGGTGCTGGTCGTGACCAACGGCGACTGGCTGATCATCGGCACGGCGCAGGTCGTGACGGGCGCGGCCGTGGTCGCCGTGCCGGACCGCGACGCGCACCAGGCACTGCGCACCCGGCCCCGCCCGCCCGGCAGCCGCCATCGCATCGCCGAATTCAACTGCGGTGCGCCTCGCGGCTCGCTACGCTGAGGCCACCTCATGGAGTGGATCAGTGGTGGATCGCCCGGCTCTTCACCGGGAGGGCGCGGGTTCGAGTCCCGCCTCCATGTTCGGGCGACCCACCGTCGCCTCTTGGCGTAGCTCAGCGGTAGAGCACCTGGCTGAACCGGGAAGGCGCGAGTTCGACTCTCGCCGCCAAGTTCGATCTGATTCGGGGAGTGCCGTGTCCGGCGAGCAGTACCGCACCGCCTCTCCCGCGTACGCGGCAGGCCAGCTGGCACGGGCCGTGGCGCGGGCGGGCGAGCTCGGTGATCCGGTGGCGCGCGAGCGGGTGCTGCTGAAGGTGCGGCGCTGGCAGGACGTGCTGGCCGGGATGGCGGACGGGCGGGTCGTGGCGGGCTCGCGGACACCGGTGGCGGACACGCCGGCGTGGGTGACGCTCGACGTGGCGCACGGCGGGTTCGCGACCGGGCGCTACCGGGCCGAGGTGCCGTTGACGGACGCGGAGGCGGCGCGGCTGGCGGAGATGCCCGAGGACGTGCCGGGCCGCAACGTCCGGGAGCGGCTCAACCTCTGGTATCTCGGTGACGAGGGCCAGGCGGAGCTGCTGGAAGCCGTGCGCGCCGGGCGCTACCGGGTGGACGTGCCGGAGGACGCCGCGTTGGCGGTCGTCGCCGTGCTGCTGGACCGGGGGTTCGTCGAGCAGGCGGTGGAGCTGGTCGACGAGCTGGCGCCGTTCCTGCACCGGCTGCGGTTCGTCCCGGCGTTCGAGGCGGTGGCGCGGATCGCGGAGACGGCCGTGCGGGTCGCGACGGTCGCGGAGGTGACGGCGTCGCTGCGGGCCGTGCGGACGCCCCGGCAGCTGGCCGCGATGCGCGAGACGCTGGGGGTGTGGCTGCCGCTCTACGACCGGCTGGTCGCCCTGTGGTGCCGGACCGTGGACGGCGACCTCCCCCACCTGGACGGGACCGTCCACGGGGGCTGGCCGTGCGAGGAATGGCCGGCGGACTGGGCGGAAGCGCGGTCCGCGTGGCTCGCCGACTACGCGGAGGCGTGCCAGCACCACGAACTCAGCGGTGACCACGCGCACCCCAAGAGCAACTTCGCCAGGCTGCACGGCGCGCTGCTGGCGTGCCCGGAGGACAGCCGGGCGCTGTCGGGTCGGGACGTCGGCTGGGTCCGCCGGGCGCTGGCCAACACGCTGACCCGGCACGGCGCGCCGGGATCCGACCGCCGCGACACCCTGCGCGCCACCCAGGCCGCCATCGCCGCGGCACCGACCAACGTCGAGTTCGCCACGACGCTGGTCGAGCGGCTGGCCGACCACCCCGCCGACGGCGGCCTGCCCTCGCTCGACCCGCTGGCGACCGACATGCCGGACCGCCTGGTGCGCAAGGTCGCCCGCGCGTTGGAGGCGCCCGCGGAGGAACTGGTGGCACGCGGCGTGATCACGTCCGGCGAAGCGCTGGCGGACGTGCTGCCGCGGCTCACCTCGCGGCTGGTCGCGGCGGGTTTCGACGACCCCGTGCCCGCCGGGCTGCACGAGCAGGCGTACACGGCGTTCCGGCAGCGCCGGAGCCTGCTGCTGCTCAACCTGGAGCACCAGGTGCGGTTCGACGAGCTGCCCTGGGTCGCCGCGCTGGCCGCCTGCCGGACGCCGGGGCGGGACGACACCGCCGCCGCGCGCACGGCGTTGCGGCAGATCGGCCTGCTGGCGATCACGGCGTTCCCGCACACCCCGCTGCCCAACCCGCTGATCGCCGAGATGAGCGGCATGGCGACCACGGCCGGGCTCGGTCTGCCGCTGGTCAAGGAACTGGCCGCGGACATCTTCACCGGCAGGTTCACGACCACGTGGCGGGACGCCGCGGCCGTGGCGAGCCGGATCACGGCGGGCACCCCGTACGCGGACTACTTCGACCTGCCGCCCGAGTCGCGGTGGACGACCAGGTCGCACACGATCCTCCGGTGGGGCAAGGAGACCGCGGCGGACTTCAGCGAGCTGTGCGCGGAACGGGCGCGCGAGGCCGGGAACGGCGGGAGAACGGTGGCGCGCAACGGCGCGGTGCTGGAGCAGGCCCAGATCCTGACCACGCACAACCTGGCCGCTCTGGTGTCCGGGCTCGACCTGACCGACCGGTTGCGGGAGCACGCGCCGGAACTCGCGCGTCGAACGTTCGCATGGGTGGTGCGCCGACTCTCCCAGCCCACCGACAGCCACCACGCCGCCCTGAT
This window contains:
- a CDS encoding NAD(P)/FAD-dependent oxidoreductase, with product MLRPPRRLRGPRVVVIGAGFAGIGMAAALLRDGFAVTVLERADDVGGVWRDNTYPGAASDVPSSLYSYSFAPNPSWPRRYARQPDILAYLRRVAADTGVAARIRFGADVVAAGFDEAAHRWRVELAGGEVVEADVLVSAVGQLSRPVVPVLPGAESFRGPAFHSARWEHGHDLTGLRVAVIGTGASAVQFVPHLQRSAARLTVFQRSATHVVPKPDRAYRPWHHRVFRASPTALRAGRLGVWLTGELLTTALTSAQALGGLVDGMARLHRRRQVRDVDLRARLAPAHRVGCHRLLFSNDWYPALARPNVDLVTEPITALTPTGVRTADGVEHPADVIVYGTGFAATDFLAPMEIRGRDGRRLADEWAGGARAHLGMTVPGFPNLFLLYGPNTNLGGNSVVYMIERQCRYVVRMLRYMATMRVSTVEVRREAAERFDAETQARLARSVWTRCSNWYRDAAGRVTTNWPGLVREYDRRTRWVDHRDFDHGGRP
- a CDS encoding AraC family transcriptional regulator, with product MTPLADPVIGHWDFPRSVAGVALLVRFGAEHGIAADRLLADSGITPADLSDPDAEVAADQELRVIRTLAGVMPDAGPTLGARYHVTTFGFLGYAFISSPTMLDAVNVALRFLDLSFTFSIPRASLSDGRAHIELDDSALPPPVARFLVERDLAAIHTVIAELLPDDAPLLAVDFRFPEPADTLRHERVFGLRPRFGRPRTVATFDAAFLARPLPQADPHTVALCEARCRDLVARRRARVGIAHEVRGLLARPGAIGRGMDHVAHELAVSTRTLRRRLSDSGTSYQELLDEVREALAEELLAIRALAVEDVALRLGYAEASSFIHAFKRWKGVTPAAYSRRGR
- a CDS encoding putative zinc-binding metallopeptidase, whose protein sequence is MRSFTCPACGNLLFFENHGCVVCGTAVGYSRERRDLVEVSGRQRCANSALAGCNWLVDDAGGLCDCCALTRTRPADGVSAEPFARAEAAKRRLLHQLDDLGLPVLTRIDDPEGGLAFDLLSSDQEHVITGHANGVITIDLAEGDDSHREAVRARLDEPYRTLLGHFRHEVGHWYWDVLIDRPGFHEAFRAVFGDERADYQAALETHYAGAPEPGWEESHVSTYATAHPWEDWAETFAHLLHIRDTVQTAAAYGVMVAGRDITPHPHAPVDAVPSEEAVEFDDLIDTWVPLSRAVNQLNRSMGKDDLYPFVLSPVVLGKLRFVDGLLAA
- a CDS encoding phosphatase PAP2 family protein, whose amino-acid sequence is MNSAPMRPTPSDTRFGVRSVLALLALVLVAVPFGLLLFFVQDQWPPLQTVDDDARDGLHRFALDHGAFTAAMKALSFAGSAPVYFVVFTVVAVWLLRRRLHRLAAFVVVAELGGAVLNEVVKTIVHRARPIVSDPLAHASGLSFPSGHSQAAVVSYSVLLLLFWPAMSPGWRKAWLALSIVLVLGIGLSRVALSVHYASDVLAGYALGAAWVVAMTAVFSAWRLERGERPVDPGDGLAPEEASQLRPGSGG
- a CDS encoding serine/threonine protein phosphatase — its product is MSADTTAIPLPDVALMTGTTCESTTRRGPRSVNADAMATATDPTTGHTAFVVADGIGDHLLAARASRAAALVAARVGARRGARAGILAAQRELLQEFPQPEADTVLVVAVLPAADRPDGPCDIAWVGDCRAYRWNGRMLHLITTDHTLAEFFRARGNEPTPRMEHVVMTSVRTVLPADMGHAATGSAIGRLLLSTDGMHKSLDITAIKTILADSPTPGHAVETMVETAYANGGRDNATALVADRFLLG
- a CDS encoding sigma-70 family RNA polymerase sigma factor, producing the protein MSVKPFEQVVDEHGSVVLRVCRAVVGPVDAEDAWSETFLAALKAYPDLPDGANVEAWLVTIAHRKAVDITRARARHAVPVSDVPDGLSTRGRPEDWDGDLWTALARLPDKQRAVVAYHYIAGLPYKDVATITGGTADAARRSAADGVKALRATYPEGADA
- a CDS encoding methylated-DNA--[protein]-cysteine S-methyltransferase, whose product is MTDDVFDPLPVIDRNADRRLRARLVDAAERHGLVDVAYRTVDSPVGPLLLAATEAGLVRVAFERQDHDAALTSLAELVSPRVLRAPTRLESVVRQLEEYFSGSRRAFEVPLDFRLSKGFRRAVLDHLPDIRYGATESYAQVATAAGSPKAVRAVGSACATNPLPLVVPCHRVVRSDGSFGQYAGGEDAKRLLLDLEAAR
- a CDS encoding methylated-DNA--[protein]-cysteine S-methyltransferase; its protein translation is MTATHTVLDSPIGDLTVVADDGVVIGLYFPQHWTRPDPGTFGERADEGFDTVATQLEEYFAGTRELFDLPTRADGNPFQLRVWEQIRQIPYGRTATYGALATALGDPSLARTVGTAVGSNPLSILTACHRVVGKNGALTGYAGGLERKQHLLDLEQPPPQERGLLW